Within the Glycine max cultivar Williams 82 chromosome 12, Glycine_max_v4.0, whole genome shotgun sequence genome, the region GAGACGATTTCTTTCTCTCAATATTTAATaagtagaaaataaattatgtgttaGCAACTAACActgttttcattaaaaaaaaaaactaacactattttttatataatattctttCTCTCTAATCTTATTTGGTTACGAGACATTCGTAATGACAATTTTAGTGTTAAATAGCACTGTTAATAAAACAATTACTCTCCTCGAACGAGTTATgaaatctaaacaaaaaaatccaATATATTGTTCGTTTTTGAAGACCTAACAAGTAACAATTACTTATAAACTGAGCTTTTCACTTAACCCTGCCGTTGCTTTGTTATTGTCCaaactataatttataacaaaataacaacttatttttattttttaccttaaaacgagtaagaaaatatataaataaaagctGAAATTTTTTACTGGCTCTCTTTCACTAATTTAGAACGATGATTACTCCTCCATTGGTGGGTTGGGATCGATTCAATCCAAATAATATCTGATCTGTACCGCCCAAAACGCTtataacccttttttttttttgaaaaaatataaatgatattaaacccaaaaataCAATAAGGGGACATATACCCTGCCGCTggagaaaataaaagtctccctaatacaagaaggTTTATATgctaaaacaaatacaaaaagacCTATATGCGTTTCTAAACTTAATCTTGTTAGTGACctctattataaaaaattgttaatcttcaaaaatcaatttgttCCTAGACAGGCAGAATGCAGTAAACTGTCGTTGCTATAGTTGACAAAGTAATTATTCTTAAACACCTTGATTTTGATGTGGATCTGCACATAAATAAAGAGTGACTAATGCGTCCTACCCTAAAGAAGTGAGACGCAAAAGGAGCCACATCAGCATATGAAAGAAAAAGTCCCTCCCAAGAAGTAATTTTGTCTGTTAGTGTGTTTATATGCCGTTAGAAGCAAAAAGCAAATATTCAAAATCTGAGTCCCACACATTCAACAAACAAACATTTCCGTTGGCGTTGGCTCCTAAAAAGCGCACAGTTCAATTCAGTAATACACAAAACTTGAGACTCCGACGCTGCAGCATAGGAAGGAAGCAAAGCCGAGAACGATGTCGTTTCGGTCGGAGAACGTGAACCCTAACCCTAGTCCCACTCCTCCATTGAAGAAGCGGTGGTCAGACATATGGACGAAATCGAAACCCCTAAACCAAATGGTAATGGCGATGAAGCTCCACTCCCTCTCTTCTTCTCCTCGCATCAGCACCACCGACAAAACCAACCCTATTCTCTCCCCATTCCCCATCACCGATCGAACCCTTCTCTTATCCGACGCACTTCTCCTCAAAATCATTGCACTAGTCTCCGATTCCTCCACTCAGCGAAACTCAAACTCTCTGGTCTGCAAGCGGTGGCTCAACCTCCAAGGCCGCCTCGTCCGCTCCCTCAGAATCTCCGACTGGAACTTCCTCCTCTCCGGCAGACTCATCCACCGCTTCCCCAATCTCAACCACGTCGATTTGCTCTCCGCCGCCTTAATCTCCCCCAAAAATTCGGGCATTCTCTTAAGCAACCGCGTCATTTCCATGCACCTCGATTCAAACTCTTCCCCTAATTGGTGCTTCTTCGAGGACAACATGCTCCCCGTCGAAGTCATCGACAACGGCCTCACCTCCCTCGCCAGCGGCTGCCCTAATTTGCGCCGCCTCCACGTCATCGGCACCACCGAGATCGGCCTGCTCACCGTCGCCGAGGAGTGCTCCACTCTGCAGGAACTCGAATTGCAGCGCTGCAGCGACAATGTTCTGCGCGGGATCGCCGCGTGTGGGAATCTGCAGATTCTGAAACTCGTTGGGCACGTTGATGGGTTCTACGATTCGGTGGTGTCTGATATTGGGTTGACTATTCTTGCTCAGGGGTGCAAGAGGCTCGTCAAGTTGGAGCTTAGTGGCTGTGAGGGGAGCTTTGATGGGATTAAGGCTATTGGGAAGTGTTGCCAAATGTTGGAGGAGTTGACCTTCTCTGATCATAGGATGGATGACGGGTGGCTCGCCGCAATTTCGTACTGCGAGAATTTGAAGACTTTGAGGTTTCAGTCTTGTAAGAAGATCGATCCCAATCCGGGTATGGAGGAGTATTTGGGTTGTTGCCCCGCGCTCGAACGGTTGCATTTGCAGAAATGTCAGTTGCGGGATAGGAAGAGTGTCGTGGCTTTGTTTTCGGTGTGCAGGGCTGTTAGGGAAATTGTTATTCAGGACTGCTGGGGATTGGATAATAGCATGTTCAGTCTTGCAATGATTTGCTGGTAATGCTTGCTcatgttgttttcttttgcaTACAACTTGCTATTATGGTCATGTCTTAATAAACTTCTCAATAAACCCTTGGCATTTGTAGAAGTCCTGTCGATTTGGCTTATCCAGAAGCTGGTTTTAACtttgcataagttaattttatctagttaattttcttattttgtaagTGCTTATTTAGAAGTTTTTCCAAACAGGGCCTAAACTCTCTTATGTGTTTTTCTTCATTAACTGATCCTGAAATTTCTCTATTCGTGTATGtatatatgaataataattGGATTCTAGCTTCATTTTTCTATGTACTCCGCAAGGGAAATCATTAGAAGTTTGTAAAATGCAGCTAACTTTTGGATACTATGTGGTTGGAGTGGTTCTGTTCTGCTATATTATTGTggaatgttctttgcataccttCAATTCTGGATTTACTAAGAACATTTGAACCTTATGGCTGCTATATTTTGGATTTACTTGTAGCCTTTTCATCTTGTTTTGCTGTTGTTAGTTGAGAAGCTATGAAGTGCCTCCACCCAGCTGGAATAGTTTGGGATTTATGTATGAACTGATGGTTGTTGTTCTTTTTCAGGCGGGTAAAGTTGTTATACTTAGAAGGGTGCTCATTGCTAACAACAGAAGGTTTGGAGTCTGTGATTCATTCGTGGAAGGATCTTCAGAGCCTTAGAGTAGTGTCATGTAAGAATATAAAGGACAATGAGATCTCTCCTGCGCTTGCAACCTTGTTCACCACTCTCAAGGAATTGAGATGGAGCCCAGATACCAAATCACTTCTTCCATCCAGTGTTAAGGGGATAACCATGGGAAAGAAAGGTGGTAAATTTTTCAAAAGGGCACGATAACTAAATCTTATATCTAGGTCATTGTCTTAGAATCAGATTATTTTCACTGACAATAGTGGAAATTGTATCAATTTATTTGTAATCACTTTATAACGGTTAACTTAGATGTTGACAGTGCaagtttgttcttttctttgtcaTCTTCCTTTATTCCAAGGGAGAAGCCTAGatatgtaataataaataatataaaagtctTAAGCAGTTCACTCGTTGAAATTTGGTAGGGTACCTTGTTCCCTtgcatttttttcctctttgacAAGGTGTACTTGAAGAAACCATGCTACCGTTATCTGTGGGCCAGTTATGGCACTTTAAGATGCTTTGAACTTCTTATGATTGTTCACATGTCAATGTCTTGCAACACTTAAAGTTGTTAATGGATGTAGTTTGGAGGTCCAAGTAGAATAATTATTACATCATaaagcatattttttttctttgactgGATCATAAAGCATACTTGAAcgctattttttctttttttcaaatgtcTAGGTGGAAAATTAATATAGATATTGTGacgtttcattttcaaaatactgTGCTTGGATAAAGTAatcaaatttctaaaattttgtaatttaactAAACAATtagatttctttcatttataaaatctttcattcgaaattaaatataactttagaacatatatatatatacatatatatatatatatatatatatacattccaACAAGAAACGAAAATTGAAACATCAAATTAGTTTGAATCTCATGTAACCATGATCTCATCATAGATAGATACAAGTTTGAATCTCACGTATACCAAATTTGAATCTCACTGAATCCGAAGTACAATTTAAGACACCAAAAAAATCTCTGAACAGGGGGGGCAAGGAAGTAGTAGAAATGTTTTGAAGAGGAGACAACCCGCTCTCGAAAGACTATGTGCGTCGCGTGCTCGATCTAGCAATTGTTTTGATGAACTgtcattcaaaaagaaagaagagaaagatatGGAGGGTGGTAAAAGACAATAGTTTGAAagctagattaaaaaaaaaatagtccatgCATTAGAAAAAAGCCAATGGCTTTTCCACAAAAAGTAGCCCTTGCAACAAATGACTTCTCTAAGCCTTCCACAGAACCTTGTACAGGtcattttcttgaaaatgaGCCAATACCaactataataatatcaatCTAATTTCCAAATTGTTTCCCGAAACACATTCCTAAGAGTCAACTTCAGTCCAAAACAAAGAGGCACAAAATACAAATGCACATCCAACCTTAGCACGGTCAAATTACAATGCTGGAACAATATGTGAGGGAAAACTATGCCTTGCCTTTCCCAGCCTGAAGTGATTGAATCCTTTGTTGCAATTTTAGTATTGCATCTTTCTTGCTATTTTGCTTCTCTTCCAAATCTTGAACAGTGGCATCAAGACGCTTCAATTCAGCTGAGATGTATTCGATCCTCTTGCGGACATTTGCATTGGCCTCGGCCAAATCTTGCTTAACAAGTACTGGCCCAATCAACTTATAAACATTTGTGTCATCTTTCAATAAATCCAGTTCCTTAAGGACGAGCTCGTTCTCGCCAAGCTGGAGTGTGTACTTCTTTCTCATTTGGTGATTCTTTGCAATTTCCTTTTGAAGCTTGCTGAGATCGTTGGCTTTGTTCTCCAATTCGCGTTGGAGATCTCTCAGGTTCGACGAACTCATTGTGTTTCTGACCTTCTTCGGTGGCAATTGGCATAACATAACAATAACATACACAGTGAATTGAATGTAATATAAACCATATATCATCATCCAATGCAGACTGCTCATAAATTGTATTCGATTGGTAAAAGTGAACATCAGTAGGCAAATGACTTCAAAATTGcaataaagagaaagagagaaatagcAAGGTAAACATAAACAGACGAGATATGGTATCCACAAATAACtggatgatgacaatacaagtagcttagttaaataattaattctaagtTGTTTGACTTAATGAGGTCGAAGAAATCAAACAACAAACATCTTTCTCAAATACTATACTAGTTGACATATGCAGAAATTCAAATAAGTTAGTGATCTTTGATCTCCACCTCACTAATCCTGAGATTTTTTTTCCTGCTTAAGCATAAACACCTAGGGGCACGTTCACTCACTCTCACAGTCTCTACAAAATCCATGATGTTACTTGCATTTGAGACGTCATGAACATGATACTATTTAACCATAACAACCAACTAAAAAAGAATAGGGGgcagaagaaagaaaatgaaaaaataaatatatgttcacATGCAGAAGAAATAAGGTAAAGCTTGGATAGCAATTAGAAGTTAGAAcacctacaaaataaaaaagaatgaactTAAGAGGGAAAATCAGCAGACATAGTTCAAGCAACATTAACTTTGATACCAAGAATATTtcatcaaagagaaaatgaTCAGAACCCACTGATGAAAGCTCAAAAGTGTTAACAGTACTAAGCACTAACAACCCAACTAATGATCAAAAGAAGAAATCCATATTTTTGGACCTCAATCGAAAAGGAAGAATTTGAATATGTTGGAGTTGGACCACAATTAGCCATAATTTATCTACAGCTTAACAGGAGAATGTTCATCATATAACCATAAGTCATAATTGCAACATCACAAGGTATAGATAGCTTCCATATACACACAAATAAACAGTCATCATAATTTGCTCAAACCAAAAACACAGCTAAGCATGCATAGGTCACTCCAAGACCCATAGATTTGGcagaaaaaaaagtagaaagttGAAGctccaacaaataaaataaaggaggCTTTCTTTCTAAGAAATGCAtgataattgaaaattgaaaccaAATAAGCAGTAAATAGTAAATtctaaatcataaaattgatGAGTAAGACCATACCACTAAATTAATTCTCCGCGCCTGTTCCAGCGAAACACGCAATTAATAGAAGTTGATAAGAAaacaagtttaataaaaaatcaaaacctaGAAAGAAACCGAGAGAGAGACTGACGATCCGTGAGGGCGAGAACGAACGAGGGATGTGTCGCTAGGGTTTGCGAGAGAGTGAGAGAGGTCCGAAATTGCTATCCGTCAAACTCGTGTTCTAGTGTTTTCTAAcgtaaaggaaaacaaaaaacattttaaaccttttatgacaatgtttttttttttatatgtttaagatattaaatataatattaattaaattaaataaatatacgtttaatatttctttatattGACAAGAGAATTAATGGTGGAACTCTCATGAATGAATATGATATAGTTGCGTTTGGAGCGAAACAGAACAGAACAGAACAGAGGAAAGACATTGATAGATTGATCATCGAtgaagagggagaaggagaaggagaagggcgTGGCTGTGACAAGCCCTGTGAGTGGCGAAGACAGCGATGATAAGCAACGCCCTTCCTTTCCCTCCGTCAGATTCTCTTCCCGCAACGCTTCCTCCAAATACGATTTCGTCAaggtttcaattttaattacacattctttctcttcctattctcttttcttctcttctataTGCTTTCTGTTCTGCCTAATATATACAGGTGAAGGTGTGGTTGGGTGATAATGCGGATCACTACTATGTTCTCTCCCGATTTTTGCTCAGCAGAATGCTAACGGTAACCAAGGTACCCATCCGATAACCACTGTTCATACTGTTTCATTTTTGTATTCTATTTAGGCTTATTTTCATTGAAGTTACTTTAGATGTTACAGACTAGGGAAAAGGTATTGATTCATTCAATGGATTGGAGTTGAGTTTTGAAAACTGGCAGGGATGTATTGttggataatttattattagctTCTTGATTTCAGATTCCAAACCACGTTGCTATCAAAATTGCTCTCGAATTGAAGAAGCTGCTCACAGATAACAGCCTTCTAGATGTGTAAGTTGGTTTGCATCTCTTCCTTTCCCCTTTTCCTGATGTTGcttatttgtatttttgttccccctttttcttttgatttagttttatagAAGAAAATTCATTGTGTTTCTATGATGCAGCTCTCAATCTGACTTGGAAGTCAACCTATTTAAGGTATGCCaaacttttgattttatttgtcCATCGCACACCTAGTTCCATTTTTCCTGACTTTGTTCTGCTCTATTTTAGTAAGCTGTGGTACATTACACCTTGAGGAAATTTTGAATAAACTTTCATCATTAGGTTTTCATGTTTGAACTCATTGTGGAGATTAAAGTTTTGTGGACAAATACTACTTGAAGGCTAAAAATGGTGTACATCTATTTTCATGGCATATGTCTTGTAAATATTGTcactttgatatttatttatacagGAAAATTGTGAGAATAAAAATAGTGTAGTTGACTGAGTCTTTAGACAGGTCTGTCCAGATACAGATATCATTGAAGTTGCTTTTAGatggttttaaaatttggaaTCAAATGGAGCTGAAATTTCTGTGGGTTTCTGGATTCCATTATTTTTGTGGGATGAAGCAATGATGGCTGGAATTCCTCACTGTTGTAAATGCTGAcagtaatttaataaatttatagaaaTGTTCCAAGAGGGTGCTATTTGTGCAGCTTATGGAGCGGCGGGGATATGGAGAAGAATACATAAATCGTTACAAGATGATGACGAGGTAAGTATGCGATATTTCTGTTGGagacaacttttttttctccaaaacaTGTAGCTGTATCAATATCTTATCCTCATTTTCTAACAGACAAAATTCTGTCcttattttcttcctttgttaAAAGATGACGATAAGATTAGCACACATGCATGTATGTCAATGCCATCTATgtttatatatgtatacataGACTTTCCGTCTTCATATATgtaatatgtatgtatatattcaTCAAATTTGCATATGTTTGTACATAAATGTATGCAAATTTTGTCTATGAGCATGCACATATTTTCTGTCTTTCTAGCTGTTTTAATGTGTTGGAAAAGATTTCATATTCATGTTttctggaaagaaaaaaatacagatagaaaaagaaattactTGAGGGAGATAATTTTATAGTAATATTGAGCCgtcttttccattttctttttccccATTTATCCAGATTTCATCATCAAAGAGTTCCGTTAGTAATCCTTGTTTGTGGAACTGCTTGTGTTGGGAAGTCTACTATTGCCACCCAGCTTGCACAGAGGCTAAATTTACCAAATGTATTACAGGTAGGTATTAAATGTCTCTAATATAACTGCATCTTCGtgttgtataaaataattaagggcTTTCAATTAGTTGCAAGTTAACCAAAGTATCTCCAATTTGATGTAGCTAACCAAACTAGATTCTTATTTTCCTGGTTAACTGGCACCTAAAGGGAGTTgtctctatattttattttgattgtttaaaattaaatacaaataattttgacatttttcttgtttattcTGATAGACAGATATGGTTTATGAATTGTTGCGCACATCAACAGAGTATGTCTTGAACTTATTTATTTCTTCCTAAAGTTGACTAATATTTTTGCATTAATTAAAAGTTCTGTTTGTCTAGATAGTtatttattcaagtgttttcaTAAGGGACCATGCTAAGGCCCTAAAATTATTTGCTTATGAAATCAAGTTCATTTATACACACAACATACATAATGTTATTATTGCATGCAAAACTCATGTCTATTAATCCAATATTATGCTTGAATTCATATAGTATGGCAGAACGTTTTTAGTTTCTGTGATTCTGTTGATATatattgtcattcatgtgttgATTCCATAAATCTAAATGTTTAATGCTATatttcaccatttttttttgaatttatatagtACAACTGTTAGTGGTTGTCAACATAGTCATACATGAAAGAAATTGTCAAATCTTAGCTTTATGTTAGCATTTACATTTCTTGGCCTGATGATTCTCATCTCTTTGATCACTGAAGTGATTAATACttgcatatttttatatatcaaatCTGAATGATACACTTGTTTCTGCCACAGTGCACCATTGGCATCGACTCCAGTATGGGCTAGAGACTTCAGTTCATCAGAGGAGTTAATAACTGAATTTTGCAGAGAATGCAGGGTTGTTCGCAAAGGTTTTCTCAGTTGTTTCTTGAGATCtctatcatttaataaattgagTTTAGTTTTCATCCATATAAATAGtccattttttttacagaatgctatggatattttatttcatttatactTGATTGTTTCATACGTTAAATTGGCATTTGGTTTCTAGGTTTGGCTGGTGATCTGAAAAAGGCAATGAAAGATGGGAAGCCAATTATAATCGAGGTATGTATGGATATGTATGTAGTGGCAGGTTCCTTGCATATCCTGTTTAACATCCTTGCAGTTCTTAGGCTGGTCAGTCGATATTTGattagtttaataaaaaatttatccaaatcataATGATACAACCAATGCTACCAAGGATCCCAAAAAGACTGCCCCAAAGGAAAGTGGCTGCCTTACAGTGCAAGAATAAATGGTGTATTTTTCATGTACTTTCCTAGGTTAACCCTATATGCAGAAATCGGGTTTGGTATCTTGGTCGATGTAGAAGTATATGTTGTCCTAAAACCTACCAATTGGTTACCTACAGTATTAAATCTCCATATTTTCTCTTACCTGTCTGTTCTCCactttcatgtttatttttttctgtccAGTAgtagggtttggtttggtggCTTAGGCTATACCCACTCAGtccaaaatcttaaaaaattcaatatattcTGAAACTTATAAATTAGTTATGTAAAGTATTACACCACTCAtgttaatgaaaatgaaaacaaatactTGATATGCAGAGGGATCAAAGAGATTTCTTGTTATGcgtgtttttctattttcttctttcttttccttgtagagggatattttgtttttccttcttttgtacACATTTCATATCTTCAATAGTATTGCttattttatcaatataaataaaatcagcaatttgtaacttttgttttcatacctttaaataattgaaaatgcaataagagaaaatcaaatattgaaaagaaaaaatgataattacatACATAGCTTTGATCTCCCATAAATATGTccaattaaattgttttaataatttgatatgCCTTTTCGTTTTTTACTATGCAATCAATGTGTTTCTCTTGGTGAGGGCTCATTTTCTTTgcttatattttcattatgaCAGGGGATACATTTGGATCCTAGCATTTATTTAGTGGATGATGACAATAAATCACCCTCTGGTGTACATTcagaaaataaagagataaatCCAGCATTTATGACATTGGATGATAATGCTACTGCACAAATAAAAGACATTCATGTGGGTAGCAGTGATGAGAGTAATGGTGGCTCCAGGATTTTGAGCTCTGATGAAGGAGTATCTGCTGACCAGGTTGATGTAGTATCAAATTCCATGGCATCCATGGGCCTAACTGAAAGCATCCCTGAACATAAAGGTTGGTCTCTTTTATTTGCCATATTTTAGTGTGGATTGGTTTCTTACTAAGAGATAAGCCATAATATAGATGATGGGCattgtttcaattttaaaaaaattagtttttcttgCAGTTGCTTCTCTTAGGGAACTGGAGACAGACAAAACTACTATTAGTAGGGCGAAGTCAGGTCCCAAACCAATAATTGTGCCTATTGTTTTGAAGATGGCTGAATTTGACCATAAGGTTTTGTCTCATTGtccattattttttatggaaGTAACAATTATAGGCGTAAGTGATTTTTTGCATTAACTTGTTGCATGTCTGACTTTGGGGATTTGTTTGGTTGTCCAAGGTTACAGCTGTCCTTTGTGTATCTCTAGGATGTTCCTATAGTGCATGAGGAACTTAATGCAgtcaatgaaaataataataatgtttaggGGTTGATGCATGGATTTACAGCAACTGTAATATTGACACGGAAAAGACAATGATAACTGTGGTCCTCAGTGTTGTCTTGGTTGTTGTCTTCTGTCCTGTCAGTAGTAGGATAGGTGAATTTCTTGAAAACAACTTAGGTCAAATGCACTAGTCTTACCTTATTTTCAGGCATTACTTGAGGAGTGGATCTCTGCTCGGACATTTAATGACAAATGTCCAGACCTGGTACAGTAACTCTTCACTTAACCCCCCCTCCCTGGCCTTGGTATTTTACTTTTGGCTACTTTTCAGTTCTTGTGTTTGAGTTTCTAggggaaattattttattggattGAAAGGTATGGATAAGGAATTATTTAGTGATTTGTTCTTTCGGAATCCTTTAAAACGACTAAAATTATAGAAGCACAGCGAAGCCATAgaaattatcttgtaaaacaAGTCAACAAGGCTTCTACAGTGATTGTGGACAAACCACTTCTAACAATCATATAGAAGAATCAAAAAAACCTGCAACATTTCATTGGTGGTGATAACTTTGTTAAGAAAGACatctatatcacaattaattaaagaaagaatCTTAGCTTTCAATATTATTTAGCAAGAGGAGAATGATTTAAGTGAACAAGAAGTGCCACTGAAGAACCATAAGGTGGCCGCATAAACTAGAATAAGATTGGGACTTGATCTGTCCCGACACTTTTTCTgaattttgttgttcaatttacAGGATAATGAGAAGCTTATAGCCAACTTGAAAACCATACAGGATTATCTGTGCTCATTCACATCGCAGGTATGTCCACAAGATATACTGTGATATTGATTACTGGAAATTTAGTGGAAAATCCTTTTTACTAGTGTGTTGACAGTTGTTTGTTTTGATGACAAACAAGACAAGTGCTGCACAGTTTTCCAATGCAAATGGTTCTATATCTACTtgtttttatagtttatactttatatatatttccatGGTGAATTGCTTCCATTTATTAACTAATGAATGTGAAACTGTTGATATAAAATCTTATTCACTGATTGTAGAATTACCTAAAGACCCtgtaaattttagattttaaatttttatcatctgcaattatttttattaaattattgtcatttgatgTTACAGGGGTTGACTGTGGTCAATGTATCGGCAACAACATTTCCTCAAACATTGGATTGGCTGCATGGTTACCTTCTTcaggtaaattttttattagatgtatcatttggattttggtACATCCTAGAGTATATTTATCTTCTATCCAGTACTCAATATTGCTTTATGATTGATGAAAGAAGTTTGTTAGAAAAGAGAAAGGAGTGCAGAGAACAATGATGATAAGATATCCTCCTGAACCTTAATACTAAAGAAATAGCATAATGAcacaatgaaaattgaaaacaatcaaATTTATGCCTTACATCCTTTTATATGTCTCGTGGACATGTTTTGGAGTAATGAAACCTTTAGTCATTCTTATCTGATGATGGTAGCATGCAAGGACTGAAAAGCTAGTGTGAGTTTAACTATTCCTGCTCTACTGAAAATACATAGCattttttcttagttaaatTGATCTCTCTCTTAAATTGGAGTTTCCTAATTACAGGCTGATATTTTTTAC harbors:
- the LOC100781886 gene encoding uncharacterized protein isoform X2, which produces MKREKEKEKGVAVTSPVSGEDSDDKQRPSFPSVRFSSRNASSKYDFVKVKVWLGDNADHYYVLSRFLLSRMLTVTKIPNHVAIKIALELKKLLTDNSLLDVSQSDLEVNLFKKCSKRVLFVQLMERRGYGEEYINRYKMMTRFHHQRVPLVILVCGTACVGKSTIATQLAQRLNLPNVLQTDMVYELLRTSTDAPLASTPVWARDFSSSEELITEFCRECRVVRKGLAGDLKKAMKDGKPIIIEGIHLDPSIYLVDDDNKSPSGVHSENKEINPAFMTLDDNATAQIKDIHVGSSDESNGGSRILSSDEGVSADQVDVVSNSMASMGLTESIPEHKVASLRELETDKTTISRAKSGPKPIIVPIVLKMAEFDHKALLEEWISARTFNDKCPDLDNEKLIANLKTIQDYLCSFTSQGLTVVNVSATTFPQTLDWLHGYLLQCIEQGIKENVTPVAPS
- the LOC100777779 gene encoding prefoldin subunit 6 isoform X2, encoding MFTFTNRIQFMSSLHWMMIYGLYYIQFTVYVIVMLCQLPPKKVRNTMSSSNLRDLQRELENKANDLSKLQKEIAKNHQMRKKYTLQLGENELVLKELDLLKDDTNVYKLIGPVLVKQDLAEANANVRKRIEYISAELKRLDATVQDLEEKQNSKKDAILKLQQRIQSLQAGKGKA
- the LOC100812193 gene encoding F-box protein At5g07670 — translated: MSFRSENVNPNPSPTPPLKKRWSDIWTKSKPLNQMVMAMKLHSLSSSPRISTTDKTNPILSPFPITDRTLLLSDALLLKIIALVSDSSTQRNSNSLVCKRWLNLQGRLVRSLRISDWNFLLSGRLIHRFPNLNHVDLLSAALISPKNSGILLSNRVISMHLDSNSSPNWCFFEDNMLPVEVIDNGLTSLASGCPNLRRLHVIGTTEIGLLTVAEECSTLQELELQRCSDNVLRGIAACGNLQILKLVGHVDGFYDSVVSDIGLTILAQGCKRLVKLELSGCEGSFDGIKAIGKCCQMLEELTFSDHRMDDGWLAAISYCENLKTLRFQSCKKIDPNPGMEEYLGCCPALERLHLQKCQLRDRKSVVALFSVCRAVREIVIQDCWGLDNSMFSLAMICWRVKLLYLEGCSLLTTEGLESVIHSWKDLQSLRVVSCKNIKDNEISPALATLFTTLKELRWSPDTKSLLPSSVKGITMGKKGGKFFKRAR
- the LOC100781886 gene encoding uncharacterized protein isoform X4, which codes for MKREKEKEKGVAVTSPVSGEDSDDKQRPSFPSVRFSSRNASSKYDFVKVKVWLGDNADHYYVLSRFLLSRMLTVTKIPNHVAIKIALELKKLLTDNSLLDVSQSDLEVNLFKLMERRGYGEEYINRYKMMTRFHHQRVPLVILVCGTACVGKSTIATQLAQRLNLPNVLQTDMVYELLRTSTDAPLASTPVWARDFSSSEELITEFCRECRVVRKGLAGDLKKAMKDGKPIIIEGIHLDPSIYLVDDDNKSPSGVHSENKEINPAFMTLDDNATAQIKDIHVGSSDESNGGSRILSSDEGVSADQVDVVSNSMASMGLTESIPEHKVASLRELETDKTTISRAKSGPKPIIVPIVLKMAEFDHKALLEEWISARTFNDKCPDLDNEKLIANLKTIQDYLCSFTSQGLTVVNVSATTFPQTLDWLHGYLLQCIEQGIKENVTPVAPS
- the LOC100781886 gene encoding uncharacterized protein isoform X1: MKREKEKEKGVAVTSPVSGEDSDDKQRPSFPSVRFSSRNASSKYDFVKVKVWLGDNADHYYVLSRFLLSRMLTVTKIPNHVAIKIALELKKLLTDNSLLDVSQSDLEVNLFKKCSKRVLFVQLMERRGYGEEYINRYKMMTRFHHQRVPLVILVCGTACVGKSTIATQLAQRLNLPNVLQTDMVYELLRTSTDAPLASTPVWARDFSSSEELITEFCRECRVVRKGLAGDLKKAMKDGKPIIIEGIHLDPSIYLVDDDNKSPSGVHSENKEINPAFMTLDDNATAQIKDIHVGSSDESNGGSRILSSDEGVSADQVDVVSNSMASMGLTESIPEHKVFLAVASLRELETDKTTISRAKSGPKPIIVPIVLKMAEFDHKALLEEWISARTFNDKCPDLDNEKLIANLKTIQDYLCSFTSQGLTVVNVSATTFPQTLDWLHGYLLQCIEQGIKENVTPVAPS
- the LOC100777779 gene encoding prefoldin subunit 6 isoform X1; its protein translation is MSSSNLRDLQRELENKANDLSKLQKEIAKNHQMRKKYTLQLGENELVLKELDLLKDDTNVYKLIGPVLVKQDLAEANANVRKRIEYISAELKRLDATVQDLEEKQNSKKDAILKLQQRIQSLQAGKGKA
- the LOC100781886 gene encoding uncharacterized protein isoform X3 encodes the protein MKREKEKEKGVAVTSPVSGEDSDDKQRPSFPSVRFSSRNASSKYDFVKVKVWLGDNADHYYVLSRFLLSRMLTVTKIPNHVAIKIALELKKLLTDNSLLDVSQSDLEVNLFKLMERRGYGEEYINRYKMMTRFHHQRVPLVILVCGTACVGKSTIATQLAQRLNLPNVLQTDMVYELLRTSTDAPLASTPVWARDFSSSEELITEFCRECRVVRKGLAGDLKKAMKDGKPIIIEGIHLDPSIYLVDDDNKSPSGVHSENKEINPAFMTLDDNATAQIKDIHVGSSDESNGGSRILSSDEGVSADQVDVVSNSMASMGLTESIPEHKVFLAVASLRELETDKTTISRAKSGPKPIIVPIVLKMAEFDHKALLEEWISARTFNDKCPDLDNEKLIANLKTIQDYLCSFTSQGLTVVNVSATTFPQTLDWLHGYLLQCIEQGIKENVTPVAPS